One Pseudochaenichthys georgianus chromosome 4, fPseGeo1.2, whole genome shotgun sequence DNA window includes the following coding sequences:
- the chst7 gene encoding carbohydrate sulfotransferase 7, producing MKRRLHKKYLVLILAYTGLLLLIPYVLDYGDKSVHHNNKLQQQQPRCPDLEKLWDDNGNASEQHAVNRSQTRIHIYLHATWRTGSSFLGELFNQHPDVFYLYEPMWHIWQALYPGDAGSLQGAVRDMMNALYRCDFSVLKLYAGSQNITTSFIFGWKMNKVICSEPLCDAHKRHDIGLVKEDLCAKCKKRDIRDLERECKKYPVMVIKGVRVLDLSTLVPLMKDPAINLQIIQLFRDPRAVHNSRLKSKQALVKESIQVLRSKKQTDKYKRLLVPNNRVNRAESYVSSAMELICDNWLSDMMLVLNAPPWVRRNYLRVRYEDLVLQPMEELQRLFLFSNLTSSPALDRFALNMTHGHGYSSDKPFLISSRDAKEAIYAWRERLNVEQIHQVEAYCSEVMRQLGYDKNSGDKTT from the exons ATGAAGAGGCGGTTGCACAAGAAATACCTGGTTTTGATCCTGGCATACACAGGTTTACTTCTGCTAATCCCCTACGTGTTGGATTACGGGGATAAATCCGTGCACCACAATAACAAACTGCAGCAGCAACAGCCCAGATGCCCAGATTTGGAGAAGCTTTGGGATGATAACGGTAACGCGTCGGAACAGCACGCCGTCAACAGGAGCCAAACTCGGATACACATTTACCTTCATGCCACCTGGAGAACCGGATCCTCGTTCCTGGGGGAGTTGTTCAACCAGCACCCCGATGTCTTCTACCTGTATGAGCCCATGTGGCACATATGGCAGGCTCTGTACCCGGGGGACGCTGGAAGCCTGCAG GGCGCGGTGCGGGACATGATGAACGCCTTGTACCGGTGCGACTTCTCCGTGCTCAAACTCTACGCGGGCTCTCAGAACATCACCACCTCCTTCATATTCGGCTGGAAGATGAACAAGGTGATCTGCTCCGAGCCGCTGTGCGATGCTCACAAGAGGCACGACATCGGGCTGGTGAAGGAGGATCTGTGCGCAAAGTGCAAGAAGAGGGACATCAGAGATCTGGAGAGGGAGTGTAAGAAGTACCCGGTGATGGTGATCAAAGGAGTCCGTGTGCTGGATCTAAGCACGCTGGTTCCTCTCATGAAAGACCCGGCGATCAACCTGCAGATCATCCAGCTCTTCAGAGACCCGCGGGCCGTGCACAACTCCCGGCTGAAGTCCAAGCAGGCCCTGGTGAAGGAGAGCATCCAG GTGCTGAGGAGCAAGAAGCAGACGGATAAATACAAGCGGCTGCTGGTGCCGAACAACAGGGTGAACCGGGCCGAGAGCTACGTCTCCAGCGCCATGGAGCTCATCTGCGACAACTGGCTGAGCGACATGATGCTGGTGCTGAACGCCCCCCCCTGGGTGAGGAGGAACTACCTCCGGGTCCGCTACGAGGACCTGGTTCTGCAGcccatggaggagctgcagaggCTCTTCCTCTTCTCAAACCTCACCAGCTCCCCGGCGCTGGACCGCTTCGCCCTCAACATGACGCACGGACACGGATACTCCTCCGACAAACCCTTCCTCATCTCCTCCAGGGACGCCAAGGAGGCCATTTACGCCTGGAGGGAGAGGCTGAACGTGGAGCAGATCCACCAGGTGGAGGCGTACTGCAGCGAGGTGATGAGGCAGCTGGGCTACGACAAGAACAGCGGGGACAAAACCACATGA
- the tubgcp5 gene encoding gamma-tubulin complex component 5: protein MAHWTTFEKETERETKRLVACISGVEDEEDQNFQLALKFSWSNFRFHRFLDVDSHKVQRSISGIYEKLMVHSDVVKAESWTTLTEEFLNSPLPNTDGVKSDAHYSLVSLLLFLSESPLHTNFIERPRIKEAETKDDFDWAKYLREDEDIDDGPYPDTPEWSEEESEDEDSQQPISREDSGIQLDRTPQEDQDNNNKTVPVTWTVGEPGARVWLEQNVVTPYWVTHAPRFPHSLHLHSNLLNVWDQHLYNTDPLYLPEEKAFVTETQVIRETLWLLSGVKKHFIFQHHDGKVIVRNNVVVTHLTSNCLRSVLEHIAVYGQAVFRLQRFIDEVTGYSSEPCPPSSGSSHGSKKASEPPFRTYQAFVWALNKYFTSFKEELTTIEREIICNDETVTLSAVLERLHPYLVQIKVLHKVFCTGVAEVPHETPNVVRASHLLNTLYKAIIEYDSVGEASEQAVALLFSLWTETVRPYLEIVDEWIFYGHLFDPAKEFIIQRNKDVPVNHRDFWYATYTLYSVSETADGQEKLSDAASGSSGGDPGSGSKQLTMVSFLKPVLKQIIMAGKSMQLLKNLDRTQREPTEKSCRDAERKSLYTLFLESVQSRLCSQEDSPAEGVTEQQATRRSLIKMQSIIKQHLQIEDVHDPLLAINFARLYLEQSDFHERFSGGDFIVDRSSQAVTCQTFELTLRSCLYPHIQRRYIECCGNLMQTLKKDYKLLEYLQAMRNYFLLEAGDTMYDFYTSIFEKAQEKECWQQLSFLNVQLQEAVGQRHPEDSSRLSIFLENMDPARKKHPVNNLEVLTLCYKVPWPVDIVISSECQKIYNQVFLLLLQIKWAKYSLDKLRFSDFEDVSKKQEGAACAEVKVKDSRNQQIHRMCLLRVKLMHFVNSLHNYIMTRILHSTGLEFQHQVQEAKDLDQLIKIHYRYLATIHDRCLLREKVSFVKEAIMKVLNLVLIFSDRWQAGFGAWKIESIDKMESDFKNCHMFLVTILNKAVCRGSFPHLESLALSLMAGFEQC, encoded by the exons ATGGCGCACTGGACCACCTTCgagaaagagacagagagggaaactaAGAGGCTGGTAGCATGTATCTCCGGGGTGGAGGACGAGGAAGACCAGAACTTTCAGCTGGCCCTCAAATTTTCCTGGTCCAACTTCAG GTTCCATCGTTTCCTGGACGTGGACAGCCACAAGGTCCAGCGCAGTATAAGTGG AATCTACGAGAAGCTTATGGTGCACTCAGACGTGGTTAAAGCAGAGAGCTGGACGACGCTGACTGAAGAGTTCCTGAACTCACCGTTGCCTAACACAGATGGAGTAAAG AGTGATGCACACTACAGTCTCGTGTCCCTGCTGCTCTTCCTGTCGGAGTCCCCCTTGCACACAAACTTTATCGAGAGACCCAGGATAAAGGAGGCCG AAACAAAAGACGACTTCGACTGGGCTAAATATCTGAGGGAGGATGAGGACATAGACGATGGACCATACCCAGACACCCCT GAGTGGTCTGAGGAGGAGAGCGAGGACGAGGACagccagcagccaatcagcagAGAGGATTCTGGGATCCAGCTGGACCGGACACCGCAGGAGGATcaggacaacaacaacaagacggTTCCTGTCACATGGACAG TGGGGGAGCCGGGGGCCCGGGTCTGGCTGGAGCAGAACGTGGTGACTCCGTACTGGGTCACTCACGCTCCTCGGTTTCCTCACAGCCTACATCTACACTCCAACCTCCTCAACGTGTG GGATCAGCACCTGTACAACACTGATCCATTGTATCTGCCTGAAGAAAAGGCCTTTGTGACGGAGACCCAAGTCATCCGGGAGACACTGTG GCTTCTCTCCGGGGTTAAGAAACACTTTATATTCCAACACCACGATGGAAAAGTGATAGTGAGGAACAACGTGGTGGTGACTCACCTGACCAGT AACTGCCTGCGCTCGGTGCTGGAACACATCGCCGTGTACGGCCAGGCGGTGTTTCGTCTGCAGAGGTTCATCGACGAGGTGACGGGCTACAGCTCCGAGCCCTGCCCCCCCAGCTCCGGTTCCTCCCACGGCTCAAAGAAGGCCTCCGAGCCGCCCTTCAGGACCTACCAGGCCTTTGTGTGGGCGCTCAACAAGTACTTCACCAGCTTCAAAGAGGAGCTGACCACCATCGAGAGGGAGATCATCTGCAACG ATGAGACGGTGACCCTGTCTGCGGTTCTGGAGCGGCTCCACCCTTACCTGGTTCAGATCAAAGTCCTGCACAAAGTGTTCTGCACGGGGGTCGCCGAGGTCCCCCACGAGACCCCCAACGTGGTGCGAGCCTCCCACCTGCTCAACACGCTGTACAAAGCCATCATCGAGTACGACAGCGTGGGGGAGGCGTCGGAGCAGGCC GTGGCCTTGTTGTTCTCTCTGTGGACGGAGACAGTCAGACCGTACCTGGAGATCGTGGATGAATGGATCTTCTACGGACATTTGTTCGACCCCGCCAAAGAGTTCATCATCCAGAG GAACAAGGACGTGCCGGTGAACCACAGGGACTTCTGGTACGCCACCTACACGCTGTACAGTGTGTCGGAGACGGCGGACGGCCAGGAGAAGCTGAGCGACGCGGCCAGCGGCAGCTCGGGGGGGGACCCGGGCTCCGGCAGCAAGCAGCTCACCATGGTGTCCTTCCTCAAACCCGTCCTCAAGCAGATCATCATGGCCGGGAAGTCCATGCAGCTGCTCAAAAACCTGGACCGCACACAGAGGGAGCCGACGGAGAAATCCTGCAGAG ACGCAGAGAGGAAGAGTTTGTACACTCTGTTCCTGGAGTCGGTGCAGTCCCGGCTCTGCAGTCAGGAGGATTCTCCAGCAGAAGGCGTCACGGAGCAGCAGGCCACCAGGAGGAGCCTGATCAAGATGCAGTCCATCATCAAGCAGCACCTGCAGATAGAAGACGTGCACGACCCCCTGCTGGCCATCAACTTCGCCAG GTTGTATCTGGAGCAGAGCGACTTCCACGAGCGTTTCTCCGGAGGCGACTTCATCGTGGACCGCTCGTCGCAGGCCGTCACCTGCCAGACGTTCGAGCTCACGCTGCGCTCCTGCCTCTACCCGCACATCCAGAGGAGGTACATCGAGTGCTGCGGGAACCTCATGCAGACCCTGAAGAAGGACTACAA GCTGCTGGAATACCTGCAGGCGATGAGGAACTACTTCCTGCTGGAGGCCGGAGACACCATGTACGACTTCTACACCTCCATCTTTGAGAAGGCGCAGGAGAAGGAGTGCTGGCAGCAGCTGTCCTTCCTCAACGTGCAGCTGCAGGAGGCGGTGGGGCAGCGCCACCCGGAGGACAGCAGCAG GTTGTCCATCTTCTTGGAGAACATGGACCCTGCCAGGAAGAAGCATCCAGTGAATAACCTAGAAGTGTTAACCCTGTGTTACAAG GTTCCCTGGCCGGTGGACATCGTGATCAGCTCCGAGTGTCAGAAGATTTACAACCAAGtgtttctgctgctgctgcagatcAAATGGGCCAAATACAGCCTGGACAAACTGCGCTTCAGCG ATTTCGAGGACGTCTCTAAGAAGCAGGAGGGCGCAGCGTGTGCGGAGGTGAAGGTCAAAGACTCCAGAAACCAGCAGATCCACAGGATGTGTCTGCTCCGAGTCAAACTCATGCACTTTGTCAACAGCCTGCACAACTACATCATGACCAGG ATTCTGCACAGCACGGGTCTGGAGTTTCAGCACCAGGTCCAGGAGGCCAAGGATCTGGATCAGCTGATCAAGATCCACTACAGATATCTGGCTACGATCCACGACCGCTGCCTCCTCAGGGAGAAG GTCAGTTTTGTGAAGGAGGCGATAATGAAAGTCCTCAATCTGGTCCTCATCTTCTCCGACCGCTGGCAAGCCGGATTCGGAGCCTGGAA GATTGAGTCCATCGATAAAATGGAATCAGATTTCAAAAACTGTCACATGTTCCTCGTGACAATTCTCAACAAGGCCGTCTGTCGAGGATCCTTTCCTCACT